TCGGCCAAATAACTTGTGGACCATGTTGTAATTTACTTTCTTAATTATTGTTCTTCTAGAGAAATCTGTAGACCTGAAACCTGAACAACTGGAGATTGAAAACGGTCACAAAAATCCTGGTTTTGACTAgacctgtcgcaataaatcctgtcccagaagttatcgcgataaacgataactTGATACgataaaaatggtctcaaatcaatattgttgatttgagaccattttcaggtAATATATTGCATACTAACACAAGAACAGACTCTCAGAGATCAACGAACTTTAAATTGTagtgaatatttaacactgggactggaagccattttaaaaagaaataaacaaaacaacagaaacaacaaataaaatggatcataaagtctctgtaaacgaAACTCTCCTTCAAAAAAAAggtctagttgagaccaaagcaccagactgaagacttttatcatccagtttttagtggaaaaagggaaaagaaaaaaaacataaatcaagcaaatggaaattattgagcttgttttaattcatcatgtaatttttttgcagCTGTTCTAGTCCTGAGCTCCAAATACTTGACCGCGGTAACAACCATGAGGCCTCCTCTGACTCGGTGGCGTTCCGCCGGTCTTACCCGTCCTTGTATTTGACGACGGCGTCGACggtcttcttcatcttcttggTGAGGGATGGCGGGTTGGGGGAGAGCTTCTCCGCCGGCGGCCGGCCGCGCTTCTTGGCCTTCTTCCCGCTGTCGTCCTTGTCCCGCCCGCGGTGGCTGGAGCTGGGCGTGGCCGGGCTGCCGTCGTGGTCGCGCTCTCTCTTGCGCTTCCTGGTTGTCTTTTTGTGCCGCACCTCCTCCTCTATGTCCTCCAGGTTTCCTTCTTCTATGGCCTAAAGAAGGAGGAGAGCGGCGAGTCAGAAGGTCGCCTCCAAACCCTCGGAGGTTTTCCCCCACTCTGTCCCACCTTGAGCCACTGCTTCTCGGTCAGCGAGTCGCTGTAGTCCACCTCCTTGCGCTGACGAGAGCCGCGGCCGAacatcttctcctcctcctcctcgcagGTCAGCCTCTCCACCTCGGCGTCGTCCTTCAAGATCCAGCCTGGCATGTCGTCCTCCTCCATCAGCCGCGGTTTCCTCTTGGGGTTGCGGGCGTCCTCGCGGCGCCTGTCCAGGTCCATTCGCTGCAAACCAAACGGGACAGATTAGAATCCAACTCCGCAAATATCAGTGACTAACtcaggaaaaggaaaagaaaaagaaactaaacttACCATGAAAAGCTCAAACTCTTCTTCACTTCTTGCAATCATCTGATTGACGGTCTCATCGTCTGGCACCTCGTCCTCCTCCTGCAAGGAAaaggatttttctttcatttcttgcACAGGGCTTCTGCacgtttcaccaactcaaactTAAGGCTCTTTAAGACGCTTTCAAAACCGTTATGAATGAAACGTAAGACCTTTGTCACAACAGAAAATCACGTATTTTATACAGTAGTAAGACCAAGAATTTTTGACAAATATGCACATAGAACCTCATGGTACGGCAACAGAAGGGAGCAGCAAACTGATCATAAATGCACTCTTCACGCAAAAAAAAGCTATCTATCTAGTtagcaagggtatattagcagctagttagctgTGTTTAGTTTCACCCCGAGTGATGATGACTCATTTGTTACTCCCTGCGTGTCGAATCCAACACACATGATTGACataaaaaagctagctagcaactGACCAGCTAACTAGAAGCTAATTAATGCTAACCCCAAGTAGCTCGAGCTACAGAATGGACAGAAGATGTCTGCACACAACTCAAATGTtttcctgacagaaaagtccagtgagaaaaataaaatgcatgcaaTATATGTGTGTAAATAGTCCTTCCAGGactaaatttaagacctgtgattagcaaatttaaggccaacttatattttttaaaatggatttaaagagattttaagGCCTTGATTTTAACTacataaatttaagactttttaaagctttaactTTAGAttaagcctgtcgcaataagcaatttattcattaattgcttgataaattaaatgtaagcTCACATCataatatattttcaattaaaatattgcttACAAAGATGTTataatcctttttatttatgatttcagttgcatttggtttttatttctattttatttattgattttagatatttaaaatatcttaaaatttcAGAATGAAGTGTTCTTCACAAAGTTAAACCATAATAGTCTTTGAGAGGGCAGACATTTGTTGTTATGCCATTGTTATAACACatgaaaatggtgtcaaaatGACACCATTTTCGCAATTATTGCGATAATATTAtcttttatcacaataattgcTGGGACAACTTGTCATCtggcaaaatttgttatcacgTCAGGCCTCCTTTAGATAGATACATGAACTTCAGACTCATTAAGACGTTTTAGGGATGGACAGACTCCTCGCAGTAAGACCAGTTCCTGACCTCGTCCTGCTCCTCGTGCTCCAGGATGGCCTGCAGGAAGGCCCGCCGCTCGCAGCCGGAGGACTTCTGGTCGAACATGCCGGCTTGGATGACCTTCTGGTCCACGTTCAGCTTGTACTTGGCCGCCGCCAGGATCTTCTCCTCCACACTGTTGACGGTGCAAAGGCGGAGCACGCGCACCTCGTTTTGCTGCCCGATGCGGTGCGCTCTGTCTTGAGCCTGAAGGTCCTGTGACGAAAGAGCAAAGAAGAACATCGGTTCAGACACGAGAAAAAACTTGTAGTCGGAACAAGAGAGGTTTAAAAATGGAGCCTTGGATTAGCATTGTTAGCTAACAACTGATTGTGTCATCCTGGACTTGTTGCTATCAAATATTGCCTCTGCAGCCTGaatattgagctgttagcatgtcatgagaTTGTCATGCAGCAACAGTCAGAGGCCTCTCATACCAAAAACAActtggttattattattatagggACAAGTGCTGCGAATTAGCTGTTGCTATTGCACTATGACGTAAACATGggactgctgttttgttcagtttgtctgtgTCGCTGTATGTCTGTCCCTaccaaataaaccaattaaattaaaattattattacactagagctgtgtaattttattgattccacaatatttctggatttttttccctcagaaatTAGCAATTTTTCCATCTGCGAGTATTTATACATTAAATCctactttgagttttatgtcaaatccacatgaattaaatgacagctatcaaacatgacattttttaccCAGTTGCACATGTACATTAAAAATCACATGAAACAGCCAGttacaattaattaaatgatgaaatagaTAAATTACATTATCTAATATAAgtgaataagacaaaaaagtTTCCTTTTCTGCATAACCATATACACAAAGCCACACaactaacatttaaacaaagcaaatgtataacaaaaacaacatttattacacCAGTATTACACCATCAGTCTAATTAATTCAATCAAAGTCTATGGATCAGtcacaaaatgtcaccaaaatcaCTCTGTCCCTCTATAATCTTtctgaaaatcttaaaaatgaattgaatcATATCGAATCGTATTGTTTGCTGAATACCGTGATACATATCGTATCGTGAGCAGATTATTATTGTGAGATTATTGTATCGCCACAGCCCTGTATTACACCATCTTCTCCAGCGGTTATTACTGTTGCAGAACAGAATGATTGGTTTGGACCGCTTCCTGTGATTCTGCGGTCCTGTGCTTCACCTGGTGAGGGTTCCAGTCGCTGTCGAAGATGATGACGGTGTCGGCAGACTGCAGGTTCAGCCCCAGGCCTCCTGCCCTGGTGCTCAGCAAGAACACAAAGTACTCTGAGGCCGGGTCGTTGAAGGTTTTCAGCAACATGCCGCGATCTTCTGCTTTGGTGGTTCCTTAGGggccagaaataaaaaacatgttggagaaagaaaaaccaTCCAAATTCCAACATAGGGCTGATGAAGGAACATTGTTCTGAATATTTTCAGCTATTTCTCATACCTTTTATCACTTCAgctttattcttttctcttttttttccccaattatGTTTTATCTAATGATTTTCACACTAATCCGGGTAAGGATTGCAGAGAAAAGTGATTTCACGccacattacatttattttatttattacattttatctgAATAAATCTAAAGATAGTACGGTTAATTTACTAGAGTaagtaaagctaaaaataatcCCATATGCTCTCATAtacttaaaaaatgacatatttagTTCagattgaaattttatttttaagaattttaatccagatattttgaaaagtatttgCATACAGCATAACCAACCAATACTAGGTCAGGGCTCCGTTTGAATGaattaagtaataataataaaaataaaattaataacacTATTTTGTTCAAGCATAGCACAgaaccataaaaacaaaaacaaaatactttattaatgtGGTGTAGCGCTTCTTGGGTGTTACGGACTCTCACCTTAGCtttctgacacattttttccttcctctcaactTTCTATCAATTTCACTGGCTGCAGAACACAATGACCTTTCAGTTTCCCAATGATCATGCATTTCATAACATAATCTAtagttagttttaaaataaaaatgatcttaaTTCAAATTAATAGTTAAGTATCTGAGGAACTGAATTTTGATTTTCAATACCTGTGAGGCCTGTTCACTCAAATCAATGTTCAAACTGTATTGatctatatttaataaatctttttattatgatttatttttttttggattgaattcataaaaacaaaaacaaaccatttgatgtcacaggtttatttttgcacataaagttacttttttgttttttttaccatccaAACGCAGGTATTTGAAATTGCGGTAACCGAAGTAGTCCTCCATGATGGTCATGAGCGACGTCATCTGGCAGAAAAGCAGCACTTTGTGTTTGGTGGCTCTCAGCTTGGGCAGGATGCGATCCAGCAGCTCGAACTTGCCCGAGGCACGGTACAGATCAGGGctaacaaaaagacaaacaacaataaaaacagtcagtcgtcatatatacatacacattcATGAAGAAGGAATGAGAGTGTAGTTGTAAATACCCAGTCACGATTCCGCCGGAAAAGCCAAGGTGCTCGGAAAAGGACTCCTacgaataaaataaaaaaataaaactttagtaTTCCAGAAACGTCGGTGTGTTTACGGATCGTCGCCGTTTCTGCAGCTTCATGCCTCGATGTGCTGGAACATGTAGGGGTGGTTGCAAATCTTCCTCAGCTGCATGATGGTGTTCATCAGGGTCTTCGTCCCGCCTTTAccctaaaaacattaaaaaaacacaaatgaaatcTGTAGTTTGCTATATATCTccgacatttaaaaaaaatcattttagttcTATTTCAGGGTGTGAACATTTTTCCCCGCGGTAAAATCCAAacacttttcaagcattttccagttaagttttcaaacttttccagcacctaaaacaataaatgatctaaagaaaaaaaaactgtttcaattcGCTATTGTTTGATATTAGTTATTACTGTTATCAATAACGTCTTGTGGTAGACGTCAGCAAAATACACTATAATATAAcaaaactttatgttttgaaaatgctcTCAAACACCTGACCGATGTgagaacaaaataacaataaaatgtggtttaacTCAAAATaaccttatttcaagtgaacagATCAATATCTGATTGAGCCattaagaataataaatattcaaatataagATAAAAATGCTCACcatgttttctgacatttagaaaatagaagTAATcttaaacaagaacattttagactgatttaacttcaatcagtgagggaaaaaaacctCTTTTTATCAGgtgtatgaaaacatttgttttcaactgGAACGCTTTTACAAATTTAGGCTTTAAATTggactttattacaaaactgtgccGTTTGAATACGAAGCACTTCCGATAACTTTATGCAGAGCAAACTAAACAAACTCAAATTGAAGcatttttaaggatttcaagTACAAACCCTgtattttcaattgttttacaaAACGATGGCGTTACCTTCTTGTCTTTTTCCGAGCCGTCGGTCAGCAGAACGCCTTTGGCCTGCATGTGGCGGTACAGAACTCTCTGCAGAGCCGACATGTCGCACTTGATCACGTACTCCACCTGCGGCGACCGATGAggggagattaaaaaaaacaaaacacatattagaacataaaaaaaacaactcaataGCAGGTTTTCTATATGTTTTCATGTTCCTATGGTTACCTTCTCTGGCAGCTGGGCCTCCACCTCTTTCTTAAGCCGGCGCAGCAGGAACGGGCGGAGCACCTTGTGCAGACGTCGGATGATCAGGATGGTCTCCTCTTCGTTCAGGTCCACCTTTGTGGACATTTATTGGTGCTGGATTAGCTTTTCATACGCTCTACTAATCTGGAACAGACTTCCAAACCGCAgaattcctttaaataaaagctaaaaaccaAATGTTTAGCGTTTCCTTTGTTTAGTagtaaatggaacattgatcaacaaaTTTGATACATGTGTTTGCTTGATGATGGAATTTGGCAAAATGTAacgtttattgcttgtttcataactgGTGAAACaagcaattattattttataataattataataataattattttactatttttgtttttattattttatttgtattattatttgctGCAATATGAGCTCAAAGCGTTCAGCTAGCTTACCAAACAATTGcgtttacaaaaataatagtCATAAGTGAGTGTGTCgctcaaaagaaaagctgaaggtGGAAAGAAAACCACGTCAGGAGAAACTCACGTCTGCaggaatatttttcagtttcaattaaCAGGATGAATTGcagaactttttgtttttgtaacgaTAAGATTTCACCAGAACGCAGATCTGCTCTTAACTTAAAAGTGGTTTATTCAAAAAATGTGTTGAGTTCATTTCAGGTTGTGTAGATTAAGATGTTGTGTTAATGCGAGGTCAGTTTCAAGCTGGGTGGTTCGTGAGTGTTTGATTAATTGGTCCCCAGCCTGGATGGAttagcatttatgctaaatgaatgtaataaCTATTGAATAGAGActaaaaaacattcaaagttGATGTTTCTTCATATATTTTGCAGAATAGTCGGCAGGTTTTCAAAGGGGGTCCCCAGCCTGAGGCTAATGCCGTCGGGGGGCCATGGCGTGTTAAAGGTTGATAAACCTGACCGACCTTTTCCCCGGTCATGGCGAACGGAGCGTTGAACCACTGCTCGAAGGTGCTGCAGCTCTTGAAGATGGTGGGCAGCAGGAAGTTGAGCAGGGCCCAGAGCTCGGGCAGCTTGTTCTGCAGCGGCGTCCCCGTCAGCAGGAGGCGCCGCGGCGCCAGGTAGTGTGTGTTCAGGACCTGCGTCAGCTTGCAGTGGTGGTTCTTCATGCGGTGGCCCTCGTCCACGATCATGTACTTCCAGCGGATCTGCGGGGGAACGATGATGTCAGAGCAGAGCGGTTCGTAACCTTTAGATTTCAACGTCATGAATCTGTACAAAGTGCTGCAAGTGTGAAGATCCACATTCATTGGCTCTGGACTCAAAAtcactgttattattattattgcaaaaattctgtttaaaggtttcaatttacttttgcttgtctttttttttaagactttatagttggtgttaaGGTATTAATCCTccagtcttccaataacacataattatcaggtgatattttcagatttcctgtcaactttaaacattttttaactcaaaaacagaGCGAGCCAAAGGgggacataaaaaaataaataaataacaggttttctatgtgttttcatgtttctaTGATTACCTTCTCTGGCAGCTGGGCCTCCACCTCTTAGAGGGGTAGAGCGCCCTCACGCTCCTACCGATgagcttagcaagttttcttgGGGAAACCAGcattttaaggattttattttcgATAcctgaatttaagacttttaaagactcTTTGAGGACGCGGACACGCTCCGAATGCTTTAGGAGGAACAGGTTAGCTAATCGcagtctggtttgttttctcCAAATACTTCAGAGAACCTAAcaaacatacaaccagagcaCCAGAGCTACAATAGTGATAATAGGTCATGTGCTAGAACAGCCTAATCAAAGTACAGACCTAGTCAACATAAATTACTAATTTATGTTTACAGGCGGTCTCCAACCAATCAGATTGAGCTCCGGCTACTTTACGTAGTAAAATGAACAGAACTATCAGTTTGCAGACGGAACAAACTAGTAGAGACACAAACTAAAAGACTTTCAGCCAGAGCTGCTTCTACATGCTATTAGAGACTGGATACAAATACAGTCCACACTTTTTAAATGCtactttgttaaaacaaaataaaaataaaaaacaatctagAAAATTGAACACTGCCTTGCACTATTCTACTGAATAACTTTGCAGGATGGTGTAAATTAACAGATTTCCGTTACCTTGGCTAAGATCTGCTTGTCTTTGATGATGTACTCGTACGTGGTGAGCAGAACGTTGAACTTCCCGCTCCGCAGGATGGGAACAAACGAGCGGCGAGCCTGCGGGGAGCCCTGGAAGGGACCGGAATGCGTTCAGGAAACGGAACTAGAACCGTTCACAAGGCGGAGGAAACGGTAACCGAGCATCGCCTTACCTTGTAGGAGACTTTCACCACTGACGGGGCCCATTTGTCAAACTCGTACACCCAGTTCGATAAAGTCCTGGAACAAGAGATTGCTTTCTGTTGGGAAGAGTCACCTGGACAGTCGTCACCGGTCAAACGTTAATCTGGTCACCCCGTGACTTACGAGAGCGGTACGATGATGAGGAAGGGCCCGTTGATGCGCTTGAGCTCCATGAGGTACGTGATGAGGCCGATGGTCTGGATGGTCTTCCCCAGGCCCATCTCGTCGGCCAGGATGCCATTCAGGTTGTTGTTGTAAAGCGACACCAGCCACTCCAGACCTTTAATCTGATGGTCGGTACAGTTAGCCCCGCCCAACTGTTTTTGAAATCCGCCGCGTTGCGGTCGGCGGTAGACGCTTTACCTGGTACTGCTTGAGCATCCCGTTGACCATCAGAGAAGACTGCTTGTCCACTTTCTCGGTGACGGCGTGCGCCACGGCGTAGTACGACTGCAGGCCTCGGTTGAAGCTGGCGCTGCCGTATTCATCGTCGACGTCCTGCTTGGCGTGCCTGGGGGAGGAAACAGCAGCTCAAGTGAAAAGCGAGTCGTCGACGCGTGAAAATGAGCCGGAGGAGGCGGAGCTAAACGTTAGCAGTTACTCTATGATGTGCTGGACGTCAACTTCCGAAACGTCTTC
The DNA window shown above is from Xiphophorus couchianus chromosome 16, X_couchianus-1.0, whole genome shotgun sequence and carries:
- the smarca4a gene encoding transcription activator BRG1 isoform X4, whose product is MSALQRVLYRHMQAKGVLLTDGSEKDKKGKGGTKTLMNTIMQLRKICNHPYMFQHIEESFSEHLGFSGGIVTGPDLYRASGKFELLDRILPKLRATKHKVLLFCQMTSLMTIMEDYFGYRNFKYLRLDGTTKAEDRGMLLKTFNDPASEYFVFLLSTRAGGLGLNLQSADTVIIFDSDWNPHQDLQAQDRAHRIGQQNEVRVLRLCTVNSVEEKILAAAKYKLNVDQKVIQAGMFDQKSSGCERRAFLQAILEHEEQDEEEDEVPDDETVNQMIARSEEEFELFMRMDLDRRREDARNPKRKPRLMEEDDMPGWILKDDAEVERLTCEEEEEKMFGRGSRQRKEVDYSDSLTEKQWLKAIEEGNLEDIEEEVRHKKTTRKRKRERDHDGSPATPSSSHRGRDKDDSGKKAKKRGRPPAEKLSPNPPSLTKKMKKTVDAVVKYKDGNGRQLSEVFIQLPSRKELPEYYELIRKPVDFKKIKERIRSHKYRNLNDLEKDVMLLCQNAQTFNLEGSLIYEDSIVLQSVFTSVRQKIEKDDESEGEESEEEEEEMDEGSESESRSVKVKIKLSRKDKGDRGGKGQRRRGRGSRAKPVVSDDDSEDEQEEERSASGSEDD
- the smarca4a gene encoding transcription activator BRG1 isoform X3: MRGVGHVGGSGRRLQARIVHRIQELEHLPGSLAGDLRTKATIELKALRLLTFQRQLRQEVVACMRRDTALETALNAKAYKRSKRQSLREARITEKLEKQQKIEQERKRRQKHQEYLNSILQHAKDFKEYHRSITAKIQKATKAVTTYHANTEREQKKENERIEKERMRRLMAEDEEGYRKLIDQKKDKRLAYLLQQTDEYVANLTELVRAHKAAQALKEKKKKKKKKKPDTIEGGAPAMGPDGEPLDETSQMSDLPVKVIHVDSGKILTGVDAPKAGQLEAWLEMNPGYEVAPRSDSEDSGSEDEEEEDEDDAEDQPQPTTASTEEKKKIPDPDSEDVSEVDVQHIIEHAKQDVDDEYGSASFNRGLQSYYAVAHAVTEKVDKQSSLMVNGMLKQYQIKGLEWLVSLYNNNLNGILADEMGLGKTIQTIGLITYLMELKRINGPFLIIVPLSTLSNWVYEFDKWAPSVVKVSYKGSPQARRSFVPILRSGKFNVLLTTYEYIIKDKQILAKIRWKYMIVDEGHRMKNHHCKLTQVLNTHYLAPRRLLLTGTPLQNKLPELWALLNFLLPTIFKSCSTFEQWFNAPFAMTGEKVDLNEEETILIIRRLHKVLRPFLLRRLKKEVEAQLPEKVEYVIKCDMSALQRVLYRHMQAKGVLLTDGSEKDKKGKGGTKTLMNTIMQLRKICNHPYMFQHIEESFSEHLGFSGGIVTGPDLYRASGKFELLDRILPKLRATKHKVLLFCQMTSLMTIMEDYFGYRNFKYLRLDGTTKAEDRGMLLKTFNDPASEYFVFLLSTRAGGLGLNLQSADTVIIFDSDWNPHQDLQAQDRAHRIGQQNEVRVLRLCTVNSVEEKILAAAKYKLNVDQKVIQAGMFDQKSSGCERRAFLQAILEHEEQDEEEDEVPDDETVNQMIARSEEEFELFMRMDLDRRREDARNPKRKPRLMEEDDMPGWILKDDAEVERLTCEEEEEKMFGRGSRQRKEVDYSDSLTEKQWLKAIEEGNLEDIEEEVRHKKTTRKRKRERDHDGSPATPSSSHRGRDKDDSGKKAKKRGRPPAEKLSPNPPSLTKKMKKTVDAVVKYKDGNGRQLSEVFIQLPSRKELPEYYELIRKPVDFKKIKERIRSHKYRNLNDLEKDVMLLCQNAQTFNLEGSLIYEDSIVLQSVFTSVRQKIEKDDESEGEESEEEEEEMDEGSESESRSVKVKIKLSRKDKGDRGGKGQRRRGRGSRAKPVVSDDDSEDEQEEERSASGSEDD